In Quercus lobata isolate SW786 chromosome 12, ValleyOak3.0 Primary Assembly, whole genome shotgun sequence, a genomic segment contains:
- the LOC115972141 gene encoding AT-hook motif nuclear-localized protein 24 — protein sequence MDPVAHGHSLPPPFHTRDLHHHHQQQQQQQFHHHQQNSEDEQSGSSGLNRPQKRDRDENNNSSNNNNSSEGKELIMGPGDGEMSRRPRGRPAGSKNKPKPPIIITRDSANALRTHVMEIGDGCDIVESVANFARRRQRGVCIMSGTGTVTNVTLRQPASPGAIVTLHGRFEILSLAGSFLPPPAPPAATGLTIYLAGGQGQVVGGSVVGTLIASGPVVIMAASFSNAAYERLPLEEEEPQLPMQGGSIGSPGGVGQQQQQQQQQPQQQQLLGGDANAPLFHGLPPNLLNSIQLPAEAYWATGRPPY from the coding sequence ATGGATCCAGTAGCGCATGGCCATTCTCTTCCACCTCCTTTCCACACAAGAGATCTCCATCATCACCaccaacagcaacaacaacaacaatttcaCCACCACCAACAGAATTCAGAAGATGAACAAAGCGGTAGTAGTGGCCTAAACCGACCCCAGAAGCGAGATCGCGATGAaaacaacaacagcagcaacaacaacaacagcagtGAAGGCAAGGAACTCATCATGGGTCCTGGAGATGGAGAAATGTCAAGAAGACCTCGAGGAAGGCCAGCCGGATCCAAGAACAAGCCCAAGCCGCCGATCATCATCACAAGAGACAGTGCTAATGCTCTACGCACCCATGTAATGGAAATTGGTGATGGTTGTGATATTGTTGAGAGTGTTGCTAACTTTGCAAGAAGACGCCAGAGGGGTGTGTGCATTATGAGTGGGACTGGAACTGTGACTAATGTGACTCTAAGGCAACCAGCCTCACCAGGTGCAATTGTGACTTTACATGGTCGGTTTGAGATTTTGTCTCTAGCTGGGTCATTTTTACCACCACCAGCACCACCTGCTGCAACAGGTTTGACTATATATTTAGCTGGGGGACAAGGCCAAGTTGTGGGGGGTAGCGTTGTTGGGACGCTAATTGCATCTGGGCCAGTTGTGATCATGGCTGCCTCTTTTAGTAACGCTGCATATGAAAGGCTTCCTTTGGAAGAAGAGGAGCCCCAGTTGCCAATGCAAGGGGGTTCAATTGGGTCCCCAGGTGGGGTTGGTCAACAGcagcaacagcagcagcaacaaccACAGCAGCAACAGCTTCTAGGTGGAGACGCAAATGCGCCTCTTTTTCATGGCTTACCGCCTAATCTTCTCAACTCAATTCAATTGCCAGCTGAGGCATATTGGGCTACTGGTCGCCCTCCATATTGA